The Phycisphaeraceae bacterium genome contains the following window.
CGAGACACTCGAGCGCCGGCTTGCGGAACTGGAAAAGCGCATGGAAGGCCTTTCCGAGCAGATGGAAGCGCGGATGAATCGGTTGATCCAGCGGTTCGAGGTTATGGCCGACCAACTCGAGCGCAAGCTGCGCAGCGAAAACTGAAAAAACCCCTTCGCGTGACGAGACTGGACGCCGCATCGTGCTGATCGGCGGGCAGGCTCGAATCGTTGCGGCGGCAGTGCGATGCGACCCTGCACTGCCGTCGCTGTTTTTTGTCCTTTCGGTTCGACTATGATTCTCACAGCCCGGAAAAGGAGTCCTGGATGCGACCGGAGCAGATTCGTGACGTCTACAGCCGCCTGAGATCTGAGATTCAGAAGGTGATCGTCGGCCAGGACGAAGTGGTTGAGCAGATTCTGACGTGCATTTTCTGTCAGGGGCACGCGCTGCTTGTCGGCGTGCCGGGGCTGGCCAAGACGCTTCTGATTTCAACGATCGCGCGAACGTTGAGTTTGGAGTTCAATCGTATTCAGTTCACGCCCGACCTGATGCCGAGTGACATCACCGGCACCGAAGTGATCGAAGAGGACAAGACCACGGGGCATCGGCAGTTGCGGTTTGTACGCGGGCCGGTCTTTGCCAATGTGGTTCTGGCCGACGAGATCAACCGCACCCCGCCAAAGACACAGGCGGCGCTTCTGGAGTCGATGCAGGAACGGCAGGTGACTGTGGGTGGAGTTCGGCACGCTCTGCCTTCGCCTTTCTTTGTGCTCGCAACGCAGAATCCGCTCGAACAGGAAGGCACATACCCGCTCCCCGAAGCGCAGCTGGACCGCTTCATGTTTCAGGTGATGATCGGGTATCCGACTGCGGAGGAAGAACTTGAAGTCATGCGCCGCACCGCCACGCGCGGCGACGAGAACGTCGAGCGCGTGATTGATGGCCAGGGCATCTCGGACATTCAACAGAGCGTGCGGCATGTACCAGTGCCGGACCATGTGATGAGATATGCCTTGCGGCTGGTACGGGCGACGCGCGTCGCGGAATTGGATGAAGGGGTGCAGATTCCCGCGATTGTGCGCGATTATGTTGCATGGGGAGCAGGGCCGCGCGCAAGCGAAAACATTGTTCTGGCGGCCCGCGCTCGGGCGCTCCTGGGGGGTTCGACGCATGTGACAGCCGACCATGTGCGGGAGGTGGCATTGCCTGTGCTTCGCCACCGCATCATGACGAATTTCAATGCGGAAGCCGATCAGGTCAAGACAGACCAGATCGTGGATGGACTGTTGCGTTCGGTCACAGTCGAATCGAGCAGTGCGGCGGAATTGTCGCAAATGGACGAGGTTCTTCGCCCCTGAACGAGGCGGAGGCGGTAGGATCCTTTCACGCGGAATGGATCAACTAGCAGAAACCGGGGGGTTTTATGCTTTCACAGACGACCGAATACGCGCTTCGCGCCATGGTGTGGCTGGCCTACACCGAAAATGAACTGGTACCGACTTCGACATTGGCCGAGCGGACACTGGTGCCTTTCAATTACTTGGCCAAAGTCCTGCACTCGCTTGCCCAGGCGAATCTGATCGAGGGTCGGCGCGGGGTTGGAGGTGGATACAAACTCTCTCGGTCTGCGGACCAGATCAGCATTCTGGACATCGTCAACGCGATCAGTCCAGTGCATCGGATCGATTCGTGCCCACTGGGAATCGCGGCCCACGGGACGCGGTTATGCCCTTTGCACCGCAAGCTCGACGGAGCAATTGCGTCGTTGATCGAGACGTTCAAGGACGTGTCGCTCTTGGAACTGCTGGACGAAAAAGAGGTCAGCCGTCCCCTGTGCGACCCCGGCATGCTCGAACAGTTCGGGCTGACCATCAGCGGGCGCAAGATCATCCCGCGAAACTAGCGGGGGCCTCGAAACTAATGACGCCCTGAACCCGAGCGATGCGTGACGAACGCGTACGATGCGGGCGTGAACCAGGACACCAATCTTCACGATAACGTACACCCCCTCGAAGCACAACGGCGAGAGAATCGCGCCGTCGTCGCAGGGCTCGGGGTTGACCCGTACGGCTCACGCACAGACGGCTTGATATCACTGGCCGAGGCCTTCGCCGCCTACGACGAAGGTACCGACCAGGCCTATCAGGAAGCCCAAGCGGAAAACAAGGCGAGGCTCAAAGACAATCCATCCGGGGTGCCAAGCCCGATCGAAGATCGGCGGCCTCGGGTGTGTGTTGCTGGACGGGTGATGTTGCGGCGCGATGGCGGCAAACTCATCTGGATGAATCTGCGCGATGCGTCACGCGACAGCCTTCAGGTCGCGGTCAGCCAGCGCGAGTGCAGCGAGTGCGGATTTGCGATTGCCAAGGCGACCGATCTTGGCGACGTTCTGGTCGTGCGCGGGCTGCTGATGAAGACAAAAGCTGGCGAGGTGACGGTGTGGGCTGAGGACATTGAGCCCGCGAGCAAGTGCCTTGTGCCGCCGCCCGAGAAGCACGCGGGCCTGACGGATCATGAAACGCGCTATCGGAGGCGGTACATCGACATGTGGGCCAACCCCGAGACAACGCGCGTGTTCGAGTTGCGCAGCCGGGTCGTGGCGGAGATACGACGATTTCTGACAGACCGGGGCTATCTCGAAGTCGAGACGCCGATGCTCCAGGTACAGGCGGGCGGCGCGGCGGCCAGGCCGTTTGCGACGCACATGAACGCGCTCAGACTCGATCTGTACATGCGCATCGCGCCCGAGTTGTATCTCAAGCGGCTGCTCGTCGGAGGGCTGCCACGAGTTTTTGAGATCAATCGCAACTTTCGCAACGAAGGGCTCGACAAGCAGCACAACCCCGAGTTCACGATGCTCGAGTTGTATCAGGCGTTCGGCGACTACCACTCCGTCATGGCAACAACCGAGGAGCTGGTGCGACATGTTGCAAGGGCTGCGGCCCAGGTGCGCGAAGGCGAGGCGGGCGTTGACACACGCTCGCCCATATTGCCCTTTGGCGAGCTACGCATCGACTATGGCCCGGCGTTCGATCGCGTGACCTATGCCGACCTCTTCGAGCGCGCATTGGGCTTTTCCATGGAGGACACGCCGCGGGTGATGGCCGAGGCTGCCGCTCGACACATCAAGACGCGCAACGACAAGGGCGAAGTCATCGACCCGATCTTCATCGTTAATGAACTTTTCGAGGATTTTGCCGAAGGCACACTCGACCCCGCGCGCCCGACATGGATTATGGATTACCCCGCAGTTCTCAGCCCGCTGACGCGCGCGAGCCGGTCGAACCCGAAAGTAGCCGAGCGCGCCGACCTGTTCGTCGCGGGCATGGAGATCGGGCCTCACTACACCGAACTCAACGACCCGGATGTACAGGCAGCCCGCTTCCGCGAACAACTCGCGGGCATTGATGACGAGGAGACGACGTTTCGTACGTTTGATGAAGATTTTGTGACGGCGCTGAAGGTGGGCATGCCCCCTGCGGGGGGCATGGGCCTGGGGATTGATCGCCTCATGATGCTCCTGGCCGATCAGCCGACAATTCGCGATGTGATTCTGTTTCCGCTGATGAAGCCGATCGGGCGCGGGGAGGCTCTGGAATCGGAGTCCTGATCGCAACGAGCGATGCATATTCATGTTCCTGTTGGTGCATGCGTGACAGGGCAGTGACCGGAATCGGCCTGCTTTCAGGGTTTGTAGCCGAACGCGCTCCTACGGTTTTTGGTGCGGGCGTTGTGCCGCGGTGGAGCCGCGGTATGCCAGCACGCGTGAGCCTCGATGGGGCGACCTGGAGCATGATGCCTTCTCAACCCAAGACTCTGGAAACAGGAACACCGACTGGTGTTGAACTCGAACTCAAGCCCACAAGCGTCCATACAGACGAACACCACGACGCGGGGCACACGACTCTCAACAAAATCGTGAATCTCGTGTTTGTGATTGTGCCGTTCATCGGCCTTCTGGCCGCGATTGTTCTGGTGTGGGGGTGGGGGTTCTCGTGGGTTCAACTTGCGGTGCTTGGTGGGATGTATCTCATCAGCGGGCTCGGCGTGACGATCGGGTTTCACCGCTATTTCGCCCACAAGTCGTTTGATACGGGCCCGGTGGTCAAGACACTGCTCGGCGTGTCGGGGTCGATGGCGGCTGAAGGGTCGATTGTGCGGTGGGTGTCATTTCATCGCTGCCACCATCAGCACAGCGATCACGAAGAGGATCCGCATTCGCCCCACACACATGGCGCGGGCGTGCTCAACACGCTTCGAGGCTTCTGGCGTGCGCATGTGGGCTGGATTTTCGAGAACCAAGGCCCGCGCTCGTGGCGGTATGCGCCCGATCTGATGCGAGATAAGCTCGTGCGCCGCCTGAGCCTGCTGTTTCCATTGTGGGTAACGGTGGGGCTGTTGATCCCGACGATCATTGCAGGTGTGGTGACGCTGTCGTGGTGGGGGGCGCTGCTCGGGTTCATCTGGGGCGGCCTGGTGCGAATCCTGCTGGTGCATCATGTGACCTGGAGCATCAATTCGGTGTGCCACCTTTGGGGGACGCGCCCATTCGTCAGCCGCGACGAAAGCCGCAACAATCCGGTTTTCGGCGTGCTTGGGCTGGGCGAGGGGTGGCACAACAATCATCACGCGTTTCCAACGTCAGCGCGGCACGGACTGCGCTGGTGGGAAATCGATGTGAGTTACCTCACGATTCTGCTTATGTCGAAGGTCGGACTGGTGCGGAACGTGCGCGTACCGACGCCTGAGCGGATGGAATCGCGTCGTCGCCGCAATCACAATTAGAACTCATACTTGAAGTTTTCGAGGTCCTTGGCGAAGCAGGCCGCGACGATGTCGCGCGTCGCGTCGTCGTAATACTCGCGGTAGTTGCCGCGCTTGCTGCTCTTGAGGTGCGGCAGCTGGGCCTGTTTCCCGATCTTCTGGCAGACCTCGGCAAAGTCGGCGTTGAGATTCTCGAACCGGCAGAAGTGGTTGACGACGATCGCGCCGGATTCATCGACGCACCAGTCAGTCTGTGGCATGAACATCTTGGGCCTGTCGTAATACGCCGGATCGCGGTCTCGGTAAGCCGCTCGCACCCAGTCCTTGAAGTCAAGATCCTTGCTGCCAAGGCCAGTCTGGTTGGTCTGCACGCGATAGGCGTGGTGGCTGACAACCTTGTCCCAGGGGTTGCGGATCACAGCGAAACTGAAGCGGCGGTCCCAGTTCGCGCGGCCGAGTTCGTTGATTTTTTCGAGGGCGCTGCGATGTTCGCCGGGCAGATCCAGGGCTTTAACGATGCTGGTGCCTCCGGTCTTGTTGATGTGGATAAAGATGAACTTGTCGACATAACGGTGGCGCACGATGCGCTTTTGGCGCTTGATGCGGTTGACGACGCGGGTAACGAGCGAAGCCATGGGAACTCCCTGAAGTTCGACAACAGAAAAGAAGTGCCGGTCGTGGCAACGATATTCACCCGAAGCGACCCGCGGCATATCCGATGGCGTGCCACACGAGCCCGAGCAGCAGCGCCAGGGCCAGGGTCTTCATGACACCCCAGTGCAGGCGGAACAGCACGAACGCCGCCATCGCCGCGACGACAAGAGCCGCAGGGTCAAGCGTGGAAAGTCGCGGCAGCGTCAGCCTCAGGCCAAAGTCCGTGACAGTGAACGTCTCGCGAAAGAGCGTGTGGGCAGCGAACCACACCGCGAGGTTGAGCACCACACCAACCACCGCAGCCGTGATGCTCGACAGGGCCGCTGCGAGCGCAGGCTTGCCGCGAACCGCCTCGACATACGGCGCGCCTGCAAAAATCCAGAGAAAACACGGGACAAACGTCACCCATGTGACAAGCACGGCGGCCAATACAGCTGCGCTCACCGGCGAAAGCGGGCCGGGGTCGTGAAATGCCCCGACCGACCCGACGAACTGGACAACCTGAATGAGCGGGCCGGGGGTCGTCTCAGCCATGCCCAGACCCGTGAGCATCTCGCCCGGCGCCAGCCAGCCATACACCTCAACAGCCTGTTGTGCGATGTACGCCAGCACCGCGTACGCCCCGCCAAAGGTCACCACCGCGGCCTTGCTGAAAAACTCGGCCTGAAGCGTGAAAATGTGCCCCGGCCCGAGCCACGCGCGAATCGCAATGACCGGCCCGAGCCAGAGCGTAAGCCACACCATGATCGTGCGCACAGTGCGCCACGCATTGGGGCGGGTGTGCGCGTTGTCGACGATATCCGTGGCATACACGATCGCGGCGTGTTCGTCACTGGCGGCTTTCGGCTTGAGCACAGCAAAGAACCCCGGGGCGATGCGGCTGCCGATAAGCCCAATGAGTGCCGCCGAGACGATAATGAGCGGGAAGGGCACGCCGAAACCGAAGATGGCAACGAATGCCGCCGCCGCAATCGCGAGCATGACACCATTCTTGAGCACGCGCTTGCCGATTCGGATGACCGCTTCGACGACGATGGCGAGCGTGGCCGCCTTGAGCCCGAAGAGCAGCGCCTCGACCACCCCTACATCGCGGAGCAGCGTGTAGGCCAGCGTCAGGGCAAGGATCGAGATGAAGCCGGGGAGCACAAACAACACACCCGCAGCGATTCCGCCCATTGTGCGGTGCATAAGCCATCCGACATAGGTCACCAACTGCGTCGCCTCGGGCCCCGGCAGCAGCATGCAGTAGTTCAGGGCGTGGAGGAAGCGTTCTTCACTGATCCACCGGCGGTCCTCGACGAGCACCTTGTGCATGACGGCGATTTGTCCGGCAGGCCCCCCAAAAGAGTGGATCCCGATGTAGGCAAACACGCGCAGGGCTTGGCGAAAGGTCGGCGGGGCAGTGGGCGGGCTGCCCGGGTCGGTCGCATCAGGAGGGATCGTCATGCGGACGTATGGTAGCGAGAGCTCGGAGCTACCCAAAGAAAAACGCTGCCCGCGAGAGCAGCGTCTTCGATCAAGTGGAGGCGAAGAGACTCGAACTCTCGACCTCTTCCATGCCATGGAAGCGCTCTACCAACTGAGCTACGCCCCCTTGATGTTGTCTCCCTGACGGACTTTGACCGCCACGGACCGACCAGCGTTCATCGGCCAGGGTGACCCGGCGTCTGTAACCGGGGATCGTAGAGAGGCGGCCGAAAGGGTCAAGTGCGGCTGGCGAGGGTGCTTAAACAGGAACTTTTCGTCCCGGATCATTCACCAGCATACCGCGGGGACTGCTCTCCGCCGCGTTCGCGATCCAGCTCCTCCACCAGGGCCGACGCGAGCAGTTCGTATTCCTGCCGGGTGTTGTACAACTGCGCGCTGACGCGCATCACGCGGTCGGCTACCGGAGCCATGTCCCACACCGGCACCTGAATCTTGTGTCGCTTGAGCAGGGCATCCTGCAATGGGTCGTCATAGTCGCATTCGCGCGTCGGGTCCGGGTTTGGAGGCAGCGCCACCGACGCCATCGATCCGATCATGCGCTCGGGCGCAAGAGGGCGCACCGGTGTGCGCTCACAGAGCAATGCCCGCGCATCCATCACCTTGTCGTGGTTGAGCCTCATGACTTCCGGCCAGCCGCCGCGCACCTGCGACGCCAGATGCTCAATCGCGTCAGGGATGACCAGGTTCGCGGAATAGTCGTTTGTGCCGACATAGTCGAAGTCGCAGAGGAACGCCGCCCGGTCGTCTCGCTTGAGATGCGTGCGACACGAAAGCGAGAGCGGCCTGACCCGCGACTGCACCTCGCGCGCCACATACAGGAACCCCGTTCCCTTCGGTGCCCCGAGCCACTTGTGACAGCTCGCCGCATAGAACGTCGGCTGAAGGTCCGCGATGTCGATCGTCACCTGCCCCGGCGTATGCGCACCATCGAGCAGAATCTCGATTCCGCGCTCGCGGGCAGCATGCGCCAGTCGACGCGCCGGGAAGATGATCCCCGAAGCGCTCGAAATGTGACTCACGACAATCAGTTTCGTCCTCGGCGTTACTGCCGCCATGATCGGCTCGAACACCGCGTTTTCGTCCGCGACCGGCACGGGAATCCGCGCCTTGACAACCCGCGCCCCGGTCCAGGCACAGAGCCGCTCCAACTCATTCATAGTGGCCGAATACTCATGGTCGGTCACAAGCACTTCATCGCCCGGTTCGAGGGGCACGCTGTGCAGTGCGACCGCGACCGCCACAGTCCCGTTCGGCATGAACGCCAGATCCTGAGGCTGGCAGTTGATGAATTGGGATAGGCTGTCCCGCGCCCGGTCGCACAAGCCTTCGAGATCGACCTTGAAGAACTGAGTCGGGTCGTGCTCCATGCGGCGACGGAGTTCGTCCTGTCGTTCGAGCACATACGCCGGGCAACTGCCATACGAGCCGTGATTCAGATAGACCAGCCCCGGCCGGAGAGGCCACACGGCTCGACGACGCAACTCGAGGGATGACGACACAACAGGCGCAATGCTCATGACATACTTTCTCGGCTTGTTCCGACTCTGCACATCAACCGGTAATTCTTCGCGGACCCTGACACGCACGGTTCCACGCGCGAGTGTATCTCGCGCAGTTCCCGCGCGTCGGCAATTGCCCCGCTGTTGTGCGCTCAAAGCCCGTAGATCGGGCGAAGTTTTCCTTCCAGGTGCCGCAGCAGAGGCTCGGCTTCGAGGGGCTTGCCTGTTACACGCTGGCATAAATCGCCCGCCGAGAACTCGCGACCTGCGCCGTGAATGTTCGTGCGCAGCCACGCCAGCAGCGACCCGAACTCGCCCTTGCGGAACTCATCCTCAAGCCCCGGGATGTCCTGATGGATCTTCTCCCACATCTGGGCAGCGTACAGATTTCCCAGCGCGTACGTCGGAAAGTAACCGATCAACCCAAACGACCAGTGAACGTCCTGCAGACATCCCTTCGCGTCGTTGGGAACGTCGATACCCAGGAGATCCTTGAACGCCTTGTTCCAGGCGGCTGGCAGGTCATCGATCGCCAGGCGGCCGGAAATGAGTTCGCGCTCGATGCCGAACCGCAGCATAATGTGAAGGTTGTACGTGGCTTCGTCCGCTTCGACACGAATGTAGCTCGGCTTGACGATGTTGACCGCCCGGTAGACCTCGTCGAGCGAGAACGAACTGAAGGGGTCTCCCAGGTGTTGCCGGGCTGCGGGCAGTGCCCATTCCCAGAACGCCCGGCCCCGCCCGACGAAGTTCTCCCACATCCGGCTCTGGCTTTCGTGAATGCCCAGGCTGATTGCCTCGGCCAGCGGCTGACCAAAGAGCCCGTCACTCTTGGGCAGCCCCTGCTCATACAACCCGTGCCCACACTCGTGCAACGTGCCATACAGCGCGCCCGCGAAATAGTCCTCGTCGTACCGCGTCGTCAGGCGCGTATCGCCCGGCGCAAACCCCGAGCAAAATGGGTGGGTCGTCACATCCAGCCGACCGGCTTGCAGGTCGAACCCGAACGCCTCAATAACTTTCAGTCCGAACCCGTGCTGGCGCTCCTTGGCAACATGGACTCTGAGTGGGGCGTCGGAGGGTGCCTTGCCTTTGGTTGTCAGGTCAGCGACCAACGCGGCAAGTTTGACTCGCAAAGGGGAAAAGACCTTTTCGATTTCTGCTGCCCGGGCGTTGGGTTCGTACTCGTTGAGCAGCGCGTCATAGATCTCGCCGCCTGCCGGAATGCCATAGCACTCGGCTTTCTTGCGCGTCAGGGCCATCATCCGCTCAAGCCAGGGCTTGAACATCGCAAAGTCCGACTTCTTGCGGGCTTCTTTCCAGACATGCTGGCTCTTGCTGCCCACCTCGGCCAGTTCGGCTACCAGAGAACCGGGGAGTTTGGTCGCCAGGTCGTCGTCGCGTTGCATCTCCCGGACATTGGCCTTGAGCCGAGGGTCTGCGCTCACTGCCGCGTTTTGTGCGCACGCCGAAAGCAGTTCGCCGACGCGCGGGTTGGTGCTGCGCTCGTGAATCAGGCGCGCCAGGAGTGAGGCTTGTTCGGCGCGTCCCTCCGCAGCCGCGTTAGGCATGTAGGTTTCCTGATCCCACGACGCTAGCTGTGCGACCGAGCCGAGCGTGGCTGCCTCGCGCCGCAACGCGCACAACTCGACATATTCTGCCGGCAAACCTCCCATGGCATCATCCTCCGTTTGTGGGTGTCAGGTGTTGAGTGTTAATCCTAGTCCCTGCCCGGTCATTGTCCGGCGATCTGAAGCGCGATCAGCGCGTACGCGGTGATCAAGACCGGGTTGTTTTCCATCCACCGGTCGTCCAGAGTTCTGAACGAACCATCATCCTGCTGGAGCTCGGCCAGCCGCGAAACCAGATCGCGCTTCCAGTGTCGGGTTTCGGCAGAACCCTGAGCGGAGTGAACCTCAAGCGTGTCGTGTCCGAAGGCTTCGAGGCCGCGCGCGAAGGAGAGGATGTAGTAGTAGACCCCATCGGTCCCGAGACCGGGGTTCTCCTCAAGGGTGTAGTGTCGCGTGATCCAGCCAAGAGCCGCCCGCACGCGCTCGTCGTCGGGTCCGAGGTCGGCGTAGATGAGGCTCTTGAACCCGAAGTAGGTCATGGACCCATACGCCCGAAGACGGCTGACGGTGGTTCCGTCGGAAAGGGATTCTTCGATCATCCCGGCCATGCTCTGCCCGGCGCGGCCTTCGACACTCTGGGCGTTTGGAACAGTGGCATAGATGAATCCGCCCTGCGACGATCCGTCGGCGTAGTCCATGTCGTTGACGCTATCGAGCATCTGCGTGCGCGCAAGAAAGGTCAACGCCCGCTGAAACGCGGGGTCGTCGGCACTCACCCCCGTGTCGTGCAGGGCCTGAAGCATGAATCCGAGATTTGAGAGGTCCGGGCGCCCGTGTGTGCCATAGCCGATTCCGCCGTAATAAGGATGGTCAGGATCAACCGGCTCGTTGTAGGCCTGAGCACCGGGTGGAACAGCGCTTTGCCACTGCATTGCGCGAAGGGCATTCTGCCCAGCAGCAATGGCTTCTGCTGCATCGCATGTGTGGACGCGAGCCAGGGCGCTGAGGCAGACTGCGGTGTTGTAACTCGGGAGCATGCCGTCGTGGATTGTGCCGTCAGGCTTGCGGAATGACAGGATGTATTCGATGCCGCGCGCGACCTGGGGGTCGCGCTGGTCGATGCGCGGATCCATGAGCATGCCGGTAAGGACAAGGCCAGAGATGGCGGGGAAGTTCGGCCCGCCGTCGCGATTCGACCAGCCACCGGTCGAAGGATCCTGCTGCGAGCGCAGGTAGGAGATTGCATTGGCCGACATTTCTCTGGCGGCAGAGCGAGTGTGAGCGTCTGAGGCCTGTGTGTTCGTTGCTGTGCCGAGGAGACAAATCGCGACACACCCTGCGATCAACTGTTTCATAGGAGACCTCCCGACTTTTGTGCCTGATGGAGGATACACGCTGCCCCAACCACGGCTGCGGTTTCGATGCGCAGAACATGAGGACCGAAGCGGATCAGAGGTGTGCCGGCATCGGTAAACGCCTGGCGTTCCTCGGGCGACCACCCACCTTCGGGCCCAACGAGGAGTTCGACCGTGTCGGCAATGGGAGGTAGTTCGGCCGAGCCGGTCGCATCTGCAACGAGCCGTCCGGGAGCATGGTGTGCGAGCAGTGACACGAGGTCAGAAGGGGGTTCGATCCTCATGAGGTGTGCCCGGCCGCATTGTTTGAGTGATTCGACTGCGGCGCGCTCGAGGCGGTCAAGATTGCGGGGTTCGCGCTCGCTACGGG
Protein-coding sequences here:
- a CDS encoding MoxR family ATPase, translating into MRPEQIRDVYSRLRSEIQKVIVGQDEVVEQILTCIFCQGHALLVGVPGLAKTLLISTIARTLSLEFNRIQFTPDLMPSDITGTEVIEEDKTTGHRQLRFVRGPVFANVVLADEINRTPPKTQAALLESMQERQVTVGGVRHALPSPFFVLATQNPLEQEGTYPLPEAQLDRFMFQVMIGYPTAEEELEVMRRTATRGDENVERVIDGQGISDIQQSVRHVPVPDHVMRYALRLVRATRVAELDEGVQIPAIVRDYVAWGAGPRASENIVLAARARALLGGSTHVTADHVREVALPVLRHRIMTNFNAEADQVKTDQIVDGLLRSVTVESSSAAELSQMDEVLRP
- a CDS encoding Rrf2 family transcriptional regulator → MLSQTTEYALRAMVWLAYTENELVPTSTLAERTLVPFNYLAKVLHSLAQANLIEGRRGVGGGYKLSRSADQISILDIVNAISPVHRIDSCPLGIAAHGTRLCPLHRKLDGAIASLIETFKDVSLLELLDEKEVSRPLCDPGMLEQFGLTISGRKIIPRN
- the lysS gene encoding lysine--tRNA ligase; the protein is MTNAYDAGVNQDTNLHDNVHPLEAQRRENRAVVAGLGVDPYGSRTDGLISLAEAFAAYDEGTDQAYQEAQAENKARLKDNPSGVPSPIEDRRPRVCVAGRVMLRRDGGKLIWMNLRDASRDSLQVAVSQRECSECGFAIAKATDLGDVLVVRGLLMKTKAGEVTVWAEDIEPASKCLVPPPEKHAGLTDHETRYRRRYIDMWANPETTRVFELRSRVVAEIRRFLTDRGYLEVETPMLQVQAGGAAARPFATHMNALRLDLYMRIAPELYLKRLLVGGLPRVFEINRNFRNEGLDKQHNPEFTMLELYQAFGDYHSVMATTEELVRHVARAAAQVREGEAGVDTRSPILPFGELRIDYGPAFDRVTYADLFERALGFSMEDTPRVMAEAAARHIKTRNDKGEVIDPIFIVNELFEDFAEGTLDPARPTWIMDYPAVLSPLTRASRSNPKVAERADLFVAGMEIGPHYTELNDPDVQAARFREQLAGIDDEETTFRTFDEDFVTALKVGMPPAGGMGLGIDRLMMLLADQPTIRDVILFPLMKPIGRGEALESES
- a CDS encoding fatty acid desaturase, which translates into the protein MPARVSLDGATWSMMPSQPKTLETGTPTGVELELKPTSVHTDEHHDAGHTTLNKIVNLVFVIVPFIGLLAAIVLVWGWGFSWVQLAVLGGMYLISGLGVTIGFHRYFAHKSFDTGPVVKTLLGVSGSMAAEGSIVRWVSFHRCHHQHSDHEEDPHSPHTHGAGVLNTLRGFWRAHVGWIFENQGPRSWRYAPDLMRDKLVRRLSLLFPLWVTVGLLIPTIIAGVVTLSWWGALLGFIWGGLVRILLVHHVTWSINSVCHLWGTRPFVSRDESRNNPVFGVLGLGEGWHNNHHAFPTSARHGLRWWEIDVSYLTILLMSKVGLVRNVRVPTPERMESRRRRNHN
- a CDS encoding sulfotransferase family 2 domain-containing protein, with translation MASLVTRVVNRIKRQKRIVRHRYVDKFIFIHINKTGGTSIVKALDLPGEHRSALEKINELGRANWDRRFSFAVIRNPWDKVVSHHAYRVQTNQTGLGSKDLDFKDWVRAAYRDRDPAYYDRPKMFMPQTDWCVDESGAIVVNHFCRFENLNADFAEVCQKIGKQAQLPHLKSSKRGNYREYYDDATRDIVAACFAKDLENFKYEF
- the chrA gene encoding chromate efflux transporter — encoded protein: MTIPPDATDPGSPPTAPPTFRQALRVFAYIGIHSFGGPAGQIAVMHKVLVEDRRWISEERFLHALNYCMLLPGPEATQLVTYVGWLMHRTMGGIAAGVLFVLPGFISILALTLAYTLLRDVGVVEALLFGLKAATLAIVVEAVIRIGKRVLKNGVMLAIAAAAFVAIFGFGVPFPLIIVSAALIGLIGSRIAPGFFAVLKPKAASDEHAAIVYATDIVDNAHTRPNAWRTVRTIMVWLTLWLGPVIAIRAWLGPGHIFTLQAEFFSKAAVVTFGGAYAVLAYIAQQAVEVYGWLAPGEMLTGLGMAETTPGPLIQVVQFVGSVGAFHDPGPLSPVSAAVLAAVLVTWVTFVPCFLWIFAGAPYVEAVRGKPALAAALSSITAAVVGVVLNLAVWFAAHTLFRETFTVTDFGLRLTLPRLSTLDPAALVVAAMAAFVLFRLHWGVMKTLALALLLGLVWHAIGYAAGRFG
- a CDS encoding aminotransferase class V-fold PLP-dependent enzyme, whose amino-acid sequence is MSIAPVVSSSLELRRRAVWPLRPGLVYLNHGSYGSCPAYVLERQDELRRRMEHDPTQFFKVDLEGLCDRARDSLSQFINCQPQDLAFMPNGTVAVAVALHSVPLEPGDEVLVTDHEYSATMNELERLCAWTGARVVKARIPVPVADENAVFEPIMAAVTPRTKLIVVSHISSASGIIFPARRLAHAARERGIEILLDGAHTPGQVTIDIADLQPTFYAASCHKWLGAPKGTGFLYVAREVQSRVRPLSLSCRTHLKRDDRAAFLCDFDYVGTNDYSANLVIPDAIEHLASQVRGGWPEVMRLNHDKVMDARALLCERTPVRPLAPERMIGSMASVALPPNPDPTRECDYDDPLQDALLKRHKIQVPVWDMAPVADRVMRVSAQLYNTRQEYELLASALVEELDRERGGEQSPRYAGE
- a CDS encoding carboxypeptidase M32, giving the protein MGGLPAEYVELCALRREAATLGSVAQLASWDQETYMPNAAAEGRAEQASLLARLIHERSTNPRVGELLSACAQNAAVSADPRLKANVREMQRDDDLATKLPGSLVAELAEVGSKSQHVWKEARKKSDFAMFKPWLERMMALTRKKAECYGIPAGGEIYDALLNEYEPNARAAEIEKVFSPLRVKLAALVADLTTKGKAPSDAPLRVHVAKERQHGFGLKVIEAFGFDLQAGRLDVTTHPFCSGFAPGDTRLTTRYDEDYFAGALYGTLHECGHGLYEQGLPKSDGLFGQPLAEAISLGIHESQSRMWENFVGRGRAFWEWALPAARQHLGDPFSSFSLDEVYRAVNIVKPSYIRVEADEATYNLHIMLRFGIERELISGRLAIDDLPAAWNKAFKDLLGIDVPNDAKGCLQDVHWSFGLIGYFPTYALGNLYAAQMWEKIHQDIPGLEDEFRKGEFGSLLAWLRTNIHGAGREFSAGDLCQRVTGKPLEAEPLLRHLEGKLRPIYGL
- a CDS encoding terpene cyclase/mutase family protein — its product is MKQLIAGCVAICLLGTATNTQASDAHTRSAAREMSANAISYLRSQQDPSTGGWSNRDGGPNFPAISGLVLTGMLMDPRIDQRDPQVARGIEYILSFRKPDGTIHDGMLPSYNTAVCLSALARVHTCDAAEAIAAGQNALRAMQWQSAVPPGAQAYNEPVDPDHPYYGGIGYGTHGRPDLSNLGFMLQALHDTGVSADDPAFQRALTFLARTQMLDSVNDMDYADGSSQGGFIYATVPNAQSVEGRAGQSMAGMIEESLSDGTTVSRLRAYGSMTYFGFKSLIYADLGPDDERVRAALGWITRHYTLEENPGLGTDGVYYYILSFARGLEAFGHDTLEVHSAQGSAETRHWKRDLVSRLAELQQDDGSFRTLDDRWMENNPVLITAYALIALQIAGQ
- a CDS encoding 16S rRNA (uracil(1498)-N(3))-methyltransferase, with product MPSPTHRIYLPDAPVSTGDCFDIQGPEAHHAVRVKRLRIGERVQLLSGTGTVALAEVLGVEPKSKDRTTLRLRVESVEHLDPVRPRVIVRCPAPKGDALETMIDQLSQVGANAWSHLRTARSEREPRNLDRLERAAVESLKQCGRAHLMRIEPPSDLVSLLAHHAPGRLVADATGSAELPPIADTVELLVGPEGGWSPEERQAFTDAGTPLIRFGPHVLRIETAAVVGAACILHQAQKSGGLL